The following are encoded together in the Lathyrus oleraceus cultivar Zhongwan6 chromosome 3, CAAS_Psat_ZW6_1.0, whole genome shotgun sequence genome:
- the LOC127130077 gene encoding uncharacterized protein LOC127130077: MESSKRNIYSFKLKDPDLRSLRNLVSQMHLVYRINFGKNYGNMLNILNQQVDYTTLITLAQFYDLPLRCFTFQDFQLAPMLEEFERLVRIPMKNKPSFEGIDESLPLKVIASALHMDEKEVEANLENKGNTKRFLLSFLLERAHTLLKAESWDACYSAIALAIYGVVLFPNMDGFVDMAAVCVFLTGNPVPTLLADVYYYISHRYTKKKGLIACCAPLLYQWFLEHLPKTGAWVEQTDVSWPQRLRSL; encoded by the coding sequence atggaatcaagcaaaagaaaTATTTACTCATTCAAGTTAAAAGATCCCGATCTAAGGAGCTTACGTAACTTGGTCTCTCAGATGCACCTGGTATACAGAATCAACTTTGGGAAGAATTATGGCAATATGCTCAACATCCTCAATCAACAAGTAGACTATACAACTTTAATCACTTTGGCCCAATTCTATGACctacctttaagatgcttcacattccaagacttccaGCTAGCACCAATGTTGGAAGAATTTGAGCGTCTTGTTAGGATTCCTATGAAGAACAAGCCATCATTTGAAGGGATAGATGAATCTTTGCCCCTTAAGGTCATTGCTAGTGCACTTCACATGGATGAAAAGGAAGTAGAAGCTAACCTAGAGAACAAAGGGAATACCAAAAGATTTTTActaagttttctcttggaaagaGCTCATACCCTATTGAAAGCAGAAAGTTGGGATGCTTGTTACTCTGCTATTGCGTTGGCCATCTATGGCGTCGTCCTGTTCCCAAATATGGATGGTTTCGTAGACATGGCTGCCGTTTGTGTTTTCCTTACTGGGAACCCAGTACCCACTTTGTTAGCCGATGTCTACTATTACATAAGTCATAGGTATACTAAGAAGAAgggattgattgcttgttgtgctcctttattGTATCAGTGGTTTCTAGAACATCTTCCGAAGACAGGTGCTTGGGTTGAACAGACAGATGTTAGTTGGCCTCAGAGATTGAGATCACTATGA